In the Victivallis sp. Marseille-Q1083 genome, one interval contains:
- a CDS encoding glycoside hydrolase family 5 protein translates to MMIMKYLFLIGWLLLTFAAGAEEWKLDDCSRLLPEKIVRVTVPAESGERGCVGARQTVDLRPWRQMPVTFSIRARAENVSRPAEAWNGVKFMLHFRDSNGRDFWYNPGNLYGSFDWRELSFMVLVPEEAESGELWIGLQDCAGTAEFAIDSLKIAPLFSRGSDIAAQYRPAVAARPARRGVMSPSGDFTETTVADLAGWGGNLLRFQIVRNWGETNTDRDLEEYSRWLDGRLDHLAQVLQWAKKYHIAVAVDLHSPPGGRRKNGDMAMFYEPDYADFYVQCWERIARRFNGNAQIYGYDLINEPMQSARSAENYWQLQERAARAIRQIDPDTPIIFAANQWDSPEAFHYLPASELTDIIYQVHMYVPLEFTHQGVFGPGEAQTYPGEIGGRHYDREALRKILQPVRDFQLRHGAQIYVGEFSAAVWAPGAEQYLADCIDIFEEYRWDWSYHAFREWEGWSVEHAGEAPGSLVPSSDNPRKQALLRGFQKNR, encoded by the coding sequence ATGATGATCATGAAATATCTTTTTCTGATTGGCTGGCTGCTTCTGACGTTTGCCGCCGGAGCGGAAGAGTGGAAGCTGGATGATTGTTCCCGGCTGCTGCCCGAAAAAATCGTCCGGGTAACCGTTCCGGCCGAATCCGGCGAACGCGGCTGCGTCGGCGCCAGACAAACCGTCGATCTGCGGCCCTGGCGGCAAATGCCCGTCACGTTTTCCATCCGGGCGCGGGCGGAAAATGTTTCCCGGCCCGCGGAGGCGTGGAATGGCGTCAAGTTCATGCTGCATTTCCGTGATTCCAACGGCCGGGATTTCTGGTACAATCCCGGCAATCTTTACGGGTCTTTCGACTGGCGGGAGCTGTCTTTCATGGTGCTGGTGCCGGAAGAAGCCGAATCCGGCGAACTGTGGATCGGACTGCAGGATTGTGCCGGCACGGCGGAATTTGCCATCGACTCGCTGAAAATCGCCCCGCTGTTTTCGCGCGGCAGCGATATTGCCGCGCAATACCGTCCGGCGGTCGCCGCCCGGCCGGCGCGACGGGGCGTGATGTCGCCGTCGGGCGATTTTACCGAGACGACGGTCGCCGACCTGGCCGGCTGGGGCGGGAATTTGCTGCGTTTTCAAATCGTCCGCAACTGGGGAGAAACCAATACCGACCGTGATCTCGAAGAGTACAGCCGCTGGCTCGACGGTCGGCTCGACCATTTGGCCCAGGTGCTGCAATGGGCGAAAAAGTATCACATTGCCGTCGCCGTGGATCTGCATTCACCGCCGGGCGGACGGCGGAAAAATGGCGATATGGCGATGTTTTACGAACCGGACTACGCCGATTTCTACGTCCAATGCTGGGAAAGAATCGCCCGCCGTTTCAACGGCAACGCTCAGATTTACGGCTACGATCTCATCAACGAACCGATGCAAAGCGCCCGGAGCGCAGAAAACTACTGGCAGCTACAGGAGCGCGCCGCCCGGGCGATCCGCCAAATCGATCCCGATACGCCGATCATCTTCGCCGCCAATCAATGGGACAGTCCGGAAGCGTTCCACTATCTTCCGGCCAGCGAACTGACCGATATCATTTATCAGGTGCATATGTACGTTCCGCTGGAATTCACCCATCAGGGCGTTTTCGGACCGGGAGAAGCACAAACCTATCCGGGCGAAATCGGCGGACGGCATTATGACCGGGAGGCGTTGCGAAAAATTCTCCAGCCGGTACGGGATTTCCAGTTGCGGCATGGCGCCCAAATTTATGTCGGAGAATTTTCCGCGGCGGTCTGGGCGCCCGGTGCGGAACAGTATCTCGCCGACTGTATCGACATTTTCGAGGAATATCGATGGGACTGGAGTTACCACGCCTTCCGGGAATGGGAAGGCTGGAGTGTGGAACATGCCGGAGAAGCCCCCGGCAGTCTGGTCCCTTCCTCGGATAACCCGCGCAAACAAGCCCTGTTGCGCGGTTTTCAAAAAAATAGATAG
- a CDS encoding LacI family DNA-binding transcriptional regulator: protein MAKRWGKQALTIRQLAKLCGCSPATVSRVLNHSLADSHATPEMYEKIHDAARQNGYRPNYQFLALRSGRSRCIGLLIGSDMAMHGSHILEGVLEVLNPVDKHVDIQTGLNDRQREARAFDSLLYRGCDGIIHWPAGQAAAPDFGHLKEILSHHQRIPPLLSIGGDNGVADYRLLLPAARLGTAAAERQLEKGCRKFGILEPLLMSSFHYDASEAYRNCLADHGIPAGDIVDIRIAHQNQPEQLEAFRHIEGLWSSYFMLIHSYLQLLGQIVPLRRLHVDGTMSLESFSLYRWLNHTSQTCTEVKRELCAPFASAQLDFFSFFEFGQLAAQRMISLIFAPAALPAAGVEWLPLHAEFAAEDEINRLGPLLSAETGMNSGRPKERTDTD from the coding sequence ATGGCCAAAAGATGGGGTAAACAGGCTCTGACCATTCGCCAGCTTGCGAAATTGTGCGGCTGCTCCCCGGCGACGGTTTCCCGGGTGCTCAACCATTCGCTGGCGGATTCGCACGCCACACCGGAAATGTATGAAAAAATACATGACGCCGCCCGGCAGAACGGTTACCGGCCGAATTATCAGTTCCTGGCGCTTCGTTCCGGGCGTTCCCGCTGCATCGGGCTGCTGATCGGCAGCGATATGGCGATGCACGGCTCCCATATTCTGGAGGGCGTTCTCGAGGTGCTGAATCCGGTGGACAAACATGTCGACATCCAGACTGGCCTCAATGACCGGCAACGCGAGGCGCGGGCCTTCGACAGTTTGCTTTACCGCGGCTGCGACGGGATTATTCATTGGCCGGCCGGCCAGGCTGCCGCCCCGGATTTCGGGCATTTGAAGGAAATTCTCAGCCATCACCAGCGCATTCCGCCGCTGTTGTCGATCGGCGGGGACAATGGTGTCGCCGACTATCGCTTGCTGTTGCCGGCCGCGCGACTGGGGACGGCTGCCGCCGAGCGCCAGCTGGAAAAAGGCTGCCGGAAATTCGGCATCCTGGAACCGCTGCTGATGAGTTCGTTCCATTACGATGCCTCCGAGGCCTACCGGAATTGCCTGGCCGATCACGGCATTCCGGCCGGTGACATCGTCGATATCAGGATTGCCCATCAGAATCAACCGGAGCAATTGGAAGCGTTTCGCCACATTGAGGGGCTTTGGAGTTCTTATTTTATGCTGATCCATTCGTATCTGCAACTGCTCGGCCAGATTGTGCCGCTCCGGCGGCTCCACGTCGACGGGACGATGTCGCTGGAATCATTTTCCCTGTATCGCTGGCTGAACCATACGTCCCAAACCTGTACGGAGGTGAAACGGGAATTGTGCGCGCCGTTTGCCAGTGCGCAACTGGATTTTTTCAGCTTTTTCGAATTCGGTCAATTGGCTGCACAGCGCATGATTTCTTTGATTTTCGCTCCCGCCGCATTGCCGGCCGCCGGCGTGGAGTGGCTGCCGCTGCATGCGGAATTTGCCGCCGAGGATGAAATCAATCGCCTCGGTCCGCTTCTTTCGGCGGAAACTGGAATGAATTCCGGCCGGCCGAAGGAGCGGACTGATACCGATTAA
- a CDS encoding PAS domain-containing protein: MVGRILRIIFIYLGLLFGEALTAGVESDRTAVRRLLTIDCFSWRDDWNVSLRQGFQQAMADAEFPVDCDHFQLLFRDDRQPVNLTELQKRLRSVQYDLILIEDKPVADLFLNGLLPVAGDVPVLVLEYDGTMVGAGRPNPVQLAGIENPCLLYSNIELALRLLPGNRRITVIADTPPSDWEKLRREFNAVELTIISGTACNTEEMLAAVRTLPADSVVIFLSWDRHWNRDPEHDDVAFCRIRKSFPGLILCQREVYLPLGAAGGYLYSGFRQGEQGGMLGLRLLQGVPPAELPVRRAAPFLELDYTALKRAGVAGTRIPGCAVLHNVSRFGWNFYWKWAVFGLLAALVGLGGYAVWQRRQTWRQIDMICARLPQRIMVIAEDGRILFLHILDSPDWLSRRKLGHLRQLESVVGQDIRLMVERVFQSGKREERLLRSEEQWRNVECIRLPDRNPFRCRAVLWISTDITELYRTQQEYAQLAERSKMTLQAIGDGVIVTDPERRITLINPVAARLTGYPAAEALGRKIEEVFHTVEVGGRETGSLLARALETRETAQTADSVVLVDRNGLCRHIVDNAAPISADGGTLSGGVLVFRDVTGEYEKREKLKQNDLLLKNAGKIAQFCHFSCSLDGKLTSSPIDEEFWPRENGRPLAAARWICPADLARLKQSWHDLIEGKVTEFELLYSAGRELPTRHFEIWMKKIRSEISGQTEIFGVIQDITRSRESELASRNSLQLLEAIMDNLPGYIFVKQVDDDFRYRMANRKFCEIVGRPAAEIIGRTDAEIFTADPEAAAKMREDDWTAATSGHPLEIQEKVTNLHRESITVRTTKSLLVRLDGTRLLVGMGIDISELIRQQEALRRAMELAQVAERAKGLFIASVTHELRTPLNAIIGFSELLRKEASAGMPAEQKEYLEAIAFAGNTLLRLINDVLMLSRLETGQFELKPEAVDVEALLREVHAAFRLQAGEKGLTLELNCTGLPGPLCLDLQRFRQIMLNLVGNAVKFTVAGGVRIRAGYTAEAGAGGGTLAVEVADTGIGIPPEEAQTIFEPFSQAEGTRGHRVYEGSGLGLAIAKRLLEAMNGTIRMDSVPGRGSVFTVILRKVQCWKEPVQPSAVSDNRCRLETLRLLLVDDVPMNLKVLQALLKKWNVPCLVADSGRQALRLLDRHPDINLVLTDLWMPEMDGRTLAEQLAANPRTARIPVVAVTADSRAANIPEHIFQGVILKPVTPAALEALLKRFVPASPAG, from the coding sequence ATGGTCGGACGAATCCTTCGAATTATCTTCATCTATCTGGGGTTGCTGTTCGGCGAGGCGTTGACGGCCGGGGTCGAATCGGACCGGACTGCCGTCCGCCGCCTTCTGACGATCGATTGTTTTTCCTGGCGCGACGACTGGAATGTTTCGCTCCGACAGGGGTTCCAACAGGCGATGGCGGATGCGGAATTTCCGGTTGATTGCGACCATTTCCAATTGCTGTTCCGGGACGACCGCCAGCCGGTCAACCTGACGGAATTGCAAAAGCGGCTGCGGAGTGTTCAATATGATTTGATTCTGATCGAGGACAAGCCGGTTGCCGACCTTTTTCTGAACGGCTTGCTGCCGGTGGCCGGGGACGTGCCGGTACTGGTGTTGGAATACGACGGAACAATGGTTGGCGCCGGCCGGCCGAACCCGGTCCAATTGGCCGGCATCGAAAACCCCTGTCTGCTGTACAGCAATATCGAGTTGGCGTTGCGGCTGTTGCCGGGCAACCGCAGAATCACGGTGATTGCGGATACGCCGCCCTCCGATTGGGAGAAGCTGCGCCGGGAATTCAACGCGGTGGAGTTGACCATCATTTCCGGAACCGCCTGCAACACGGAGGAAATGCTCGCCGCCGTCCGGACCCTGCCGGCGGATTCGGTGGTGATATTCCTGTCATGGGACCGGCACTGGAACCGGGACCCGGAACACGACGATGTAGCCTTCTGCCGGATCCGCAAGAGTTTTCCCGGCCTGATCCTGTGCCAGCGTGAAGTGTATTTGCCGCTCGGAGCCGCCGGAGGCTACCTTTATTCCGGTTTCCGGCAGGGGGAACAGGGCGGGATGCTCGGGCTGCGCCTGTTGCAGGGGGTGCCGCCGGCGGAACTGCCGGTGCGCCGGGCCGCCCCCTTCCTCGAACTGGATTATACCGCTTTGAAGCGCGCCGGAGTTGCCGGGACCCGGATCCCGGGATGCGCCGTGTTGCACAACGTTTCCCGTTTCGGTTGGAACTTTTACTGGAAATGGGCGGTTTTCGGCCTGTTGGCGGCGCTGGTTGGTCTGGGAGGATATGCCGTATGGCAGCGACGGCAGACCTGGCGGCAGATCGATATGATCTGCGCCCGTCTGCCGCAGCGGATTATGGTGATTGCCGAGGACGGCCGTATCCTTTTCCTGCATATTCTGGATTCTCCCGACTGGCTGTCGCGCCGGAAACTCGGACATCTCCGGCAACTGGAATCCGTGGTCGGCCAGGATATCCGTCTGATGGTGGAGCGTGTCTTTCAATCCGGAAAGCGGGAAGAGCGGCTGCTCCGGAGCGAGGAACAATGGCGGAACGTCGAATGTATTCGTTTGCCCGACCGCAACCCGTTCCGGTGCCGGGCGGTGTTGTGGATTTCCACGGATATCACCGAATTATACCGGACGCAGCAGGAATATGCGCAGTTGGCGGAGCGATCGAAAATGACGCTGCAGGCCATCGGCGATGGCGTCATCGTCACCGATCCGGAACGGCGGATCACGCTGATCAATCCGGTTGCCGCCCGGTTGACCGGCTACCCGGCGGCAGAGGCCCTGGGCAGAAAAATCGAGGAAGTATTCCATACCGTCGAGGTCGGCGGGCGGGAAACGGGTTCGCTGCTGGCCAGGGCTTTGGAAACCCGGGAGACGGCCCAAACGGCCGATTCTGTCGTCCTGGTGGACCGCAACGGCCTCTGCCGCCATATTGTCGACAATGCCGCGCCGATTTCAGCTGACGGCGGAACGCTGTCCGGCGGCGTGTTGGTTTTTCGCGATGTGACCGGTGAATATGAAAAACGCGAGAAACTCAAACAGAATGATCTTCTGCTGAAGAATGCCGGCAAAATTGCCCAGTTCTGCCATTTTTCCTGCAGTCTGGACGGAAAGCTGACCTCTTCCCCGATCGACGAAGAGTTCTGGCCGAGGGAAAATGGCCGGCCACTGGCGGCGGCGCGCTGGATTTGCCCGGCCGACCTGGCACGCCTGAAACAGAGTTGGCATGACCTCATTGAAGGGAAAGTGACGGAATTCGAGCTACTTTATTCGGCCGGCCGGGAGCTGCCGACGCGCCATTTCGAGATCTGGATGAAAAAAATTCGCAGTGAAATCAGCGGGCAAACGGAAATTTTCGGCGTTATTCAGGATATTACCCGCAGCCGCGAAAGCGAATTGGCCAGCCGGAACAGCCTGCAGCTGCTGGAAGCGATCATGGACAACCTGCCCGGTTATATTTTCGTCAAGCAGGTCGATGATGATTTCCGCTACCGGATGGCCAACCGCAAGTTCTGCGAAATCGTCGGCCGGCCGGCGGCGGAGATCATCGGGCGGACAGATGCGGAAATTTTCACCGCCGACCCGGAGGCCGCGGCGAAAATGAGAGAAGATGATTGGACGGCGGCAACCTCGGGGCATCCTTTGGAAATCCAGGAGAAAGTAACCAATCTCCACCGGGAATCCATCACGGTGCGGACCACCAAAAGCCTGTTGGTCCGTTTGGATGGCACCAGGCTGCTGGTCGGCATGGGAATCGACATCTCCGAACTGATCCGGCAGCAGGAGGCGTTGCGCCGGGCAATGGAACTTGCGCAGGTGGCCGAGCGTGCCAAAGGGCTTTTCATCGCCTCGGTCACGCACGAGCTGCGGACTCCATTGAATGCGATCATCGGTTTCAGCGAGCTGCTCAGGAAGGAGGCGTCAGCCGGGATGCCGGCGGAACAGAAGGAGTATCTGGAGGCTATCGCCTTCGCCGGAAATACGCTGTTGCGCCTGATCAACGATGTCCTGATGCTTTCCAGGCTCGAAACCGGACAGTTCGAGTTGAAGCCGGAAGCGGTCGATGTGGAAGCGCTGCTGCGCGAGGTTCATGCCGCGTTCCGGTTGCAGGCCGGGGAAAAAGGCCTGACGCTGGAATTGAATTGCACCGGCCTGCCGGGGCCGCTCTGCCTGGACTTGCAGCGCTTTCGGCAGATCATGTTGAATCTGGTTGGCAATGCGGTCAAATTCACTGTTGCCGGCGGGGTTCGGATTCGGGCCGGGTATACGGCGGAGGCCGGAGCCGGAGGCGGTACGCTGGCGGTCGAAGTTGCCGACACCGGGATTGGGATTCCGCCGGAGGAGGCCCAGACGATTTTCGAACCTTTCAGCCAGGCGGAAGGAACGCGCGGCCACCGGGTATACGAAGGTTCCGGCCTGGGGCTGGCCATCGCCAAGCGTCTGCTTGAGGCGATGAACGGCACGATCCGGATGGACAGCGTTCCCGGCCGGGGCAGTGTGTTCACGGTCATCCTCCGGAAAGTTCAATGCTGGAAGGAGCCGGTTCAACCCTCCGCCGTATCCGACAACCGCTGCCGGCTGGAGACGCTGCGTCTGCTGCTGGTTGACGATGTGCCGATGAACCTCAAAGTTCTGCAGGCTCTCTTGAAGAAATGGAATGTCCCGTGTCTTGTGGCGGATTCCGGCCGGCAGGCGCTGCGGTTGCTGGATCGGCATCCGGACATCAATCTGGTGCTTACCGATCTCTGGATGCCGGAGATGGATGGCAGGACCTTGGCGGAGCAACTTGCCGCCAATCCGCGAACCGCCCGGATTCCGGTGGTCGCCGTCACCGCGGATTCCCGGGCGGCGAACATTCCGGAACACATTTTTCAGGGCGTAATTTTAAAACCCGTCACGCCGGCGGCACTGGAGGCGCTTCTGAAGCGTTTCGTGCCGGCTTCTCCGGCCGGCTGA
- a CDS encoding sedoheptulokinase yields the protein MIALGIDLGTTKCAAVLFDTDRRLCLASQSQAHHAGSGNQSIAAILEAAIAAIRRLPEPERRRAEIIGLTGQMHGVLCWGGQLPPKFENWQSTLAASAGTLDHIRQLPGCRDLAAGYGFATLAVPGWSDGYRHAATLPDYFAALLADAAVPVTEATNAASWGLWQLDRRDWDRAALSRLGIRPELLPVIVPSGFRPGNLCRTWAVRLGLPAGIPVKVPIGDNPAALLGSGGNWQTDVYLTIGTGAQLALIPQPEELEQCSTLELRPFPHERLLAVAAPLCGGKAIEVLAAFVREILAAFAVTVPDGVIYETISARVPAGPEPPLQVCTSLLGERRQPERRGSISNLGPDNFHFRTLCRAWGNGLLDSLLENIPELLLRRRRRLLVNGNAVRRSPLLQELIRERLHYLEIILPDTSEEAACGAAIS from the coding sequence ATGATCGCACTGGGAATCGACCTCGGCACCACCAAATGCGCGGCCGTCTTGTTCGACACCGACCGGCGGCTTTGCCTCGCCAGCCAATCGCAGGCCCATCATGCCGGCAGCGGCAACCAGTCCATCGCGGCCATTCTGGAAGCCGCCATCGCCGCCATCCGCCGCCTCCCGGAACCGGAACGGCGGCGGGCGGAAATCATCGGCTTGACCGGCCAGATGCACGGCGTCCTCTGCTGGGGCGGCCAGCTTCCGCCGAAATTTGAAAACTGGCAGAGCACGCTGGCGGCCTCTGCCGGCACCCTTGACCACATCCGGCAACTGCCCGGCTGCCGGGATCTCGCCGCCGGTTACGGCTTCGCCACCCTGGCGGTGCCCGGCTGGAGCGACGGTTACCGGCATGCCGCCACGCTGCCGGATTATTTCGCCGCTCTCCTGGCCGATGCCGCCGTTCCGGTGACGGAAGCGACCAATGCCGCTTCCTGGGGGCTGTGGCAACTGGACCGCCGCGACTGGGACCGGGCCGCCCTCTCCCGGCTGGGCATCCGGCCGGAATTGCTGCCCGTTATCGTACCGTCCGGTTTCAGACCCGGCAATCTGTGCCGGACCTGGGCGGTCCGGCTCGGCCTGCCGGCCGGCATTCCGGTCAAAGTGCCGATCGGCGACAATCCCGCCGCGCTACTCGGTTCCGGCGGCAACTGGCAAACCGACGTCTACCTGACGATCGGCACCGGCGCGCAACTGGCGCTGATCCCGCAGCCCGAAGAACTCGAACAATGCAGCACCCTGGAACTGCGGCCCTTTCCGCATGAGCGGCTTCTGGCGGTCGCCGCGCCGCTTTGCGGCGGCAAGGCGATCGAAGTCCTGGCCGCGTTCGTCCGGGAAATTCTGGCCGCTTTTGCCGTCACCGTGCCGGACGGGGTAATTTATGAAACCATATCGGCCCGCGTTCCGGCCGGACCCGAACCGCCGTTGCAGGTTTGCACCAGTTTGCTGGGCGAGCGCCGGCAGCCGGAACGGCGCGGCTCCATCTCCAATCTCGGACCGGACAATTTTCATTTCCGAACGCTCTGCCGCGCCTGGGGAAACGGACTGCTGGATTCACTGCTCGAAAACATCCCGGAACTCTTGCTGCGGCGCCGCCGCCGGCTTCTGGTCAACGGCAATGCCGTCAGGCGGTCGCCTCTGCTGCAGGAACTGATCCGGGAGCGCCTGCACTACCTGGAAATAATCCTGCCCGACACCAGTGAGGAGGCCGCCTGCGGCGCCGCCATCTCATGA
- a CDS encoding D-hexose-6-phosphate mutarotase: MLQELNNRFGGHGLTFVAGNGNFINAHIENPQAAATISLYGAQVLQFQPTGGKPVLWVSDYSRFEEGKAIRGGIPVCAPWFGAHPSDRTLPSHGVARIRHWQVKAAGLRENGDNYLTLSLAASDSCCGNYPGIFDFELNVEVGSHLKLELRTVNRTAAAQPFSAALHSYFAVGDISLVTVEGLNRAEYFDSVNGTMERQSDGIRFDREVDRVYLNTAADCEIVDALWRRRIVVAKHGSMSTVVWNPWQAKAAQMADFGDREYLNMLCVETANAKSDARILEPYAAHTFGLDISEER; the protein is encoded by the coding sequence ATGCTGCAGGAACTGAACAACCGCTTCGGCGGACATGGTCTTACGTTTGTCGCCGGCAACGGCAATTTCATCAACGCCCATATCGAAAACCCGCAGGCGGCGGCGACTATTTCCCTGTACGGCGCCCAGGTGCTGCAATTCCAGCCGACCGGCGGCAAACCGGTGCTGTGGGTCAGCGATTACAGCCGTTTCGAGGAAGGCAAAGCGATTCGCGGCGGCATTCCAGTCTGCGCGCCGTGGTTCGGAGCTCATCCGTCCGACCGGACGCTGCCGTCCCACGGCGTGGCGCGCATTCGCCACTGGCAGGTCAAAGCGGCCGGTTTGCGGGAAAATGGCGACAACTATCTGACGCTTTCGCTGGCAGCCTCCGACAGCTGTTGCGGCAATTATCCGGGGATCTTCGATTTCGAGCTGAACGTGGAAGTGGGCAGCCACTTGAAGCTGGAATTGCGGACGGTCAACCGTACGGCCGCCGCCCAGCCGTTCAGCGCGGCGCTGCACAGCTATTTCGCAGTCGGCGACATCAGCCTGGTGACGGTGGAAGGCTTGAACCGGGCGGAATATTTCGACAGCGTCAACGGAACGATGGAACGGCAGTCCGACGGCATCCGGTTCGACCGGGAAGTGGACCGGGTTTACCTGAATACCGCGGCAGACTGCGAAATTGTCGATGCACTGTGGCGCCGCCGCATCGTCGTGGCCAAGCACGGCAGCATGTCGACCGTCGTCTGGAACCCGTGGCAGGCCAAAGCCGCTCAAATGGCCGATTTCGGCGACCGGGAATATTTGAATATGCTCTGCGTCGAGACCGCCAACGCCAAAAGCGACGCCCGGATTCTGGAACCGTATGCCGCCCATACCTTCGGGCTCGACATCAGCGAAGAACGCTGA
- a CDS encoding LacI family DNA-binding transcriptional regulator: MEKMPIALKKNKVTQITDVARLAGVSASAVSAALNNRPQISAATRERILKVVEKCNYVPQRSARTLSSRRSFQLGFLLSSKVTLGLANSYYSLMLAGVSEVCKQHDYHMVVTTYDLSSLNRFIRPVGAWQRNVDGIILAGDTDLAVIRELQAAETPFIVIGGDYPADVLCLRLDVAGTIEEILRYFYCLNHRRILVPYHYRDTRRIYEQVLAMLAETGQCPDLQVELEFYAGEDEFRVGDALALHWLQEPERFTALIASDQLGIGFLRTLLRHGKSCPQDISLVTAESSLSSNSVVPMTATDDRSYELGKIAAENILALLEKRRTLAEVQQVLADNFRPAKLIRRESCGPAPNY, translated from the coding sequence ATGGAAAAGATGCCGATTGCTCTGAAAAAGAATAAAGTGACTCAGATTACCGATGTAGCCCGGCTGGCCGGAGTTTCCGCTTCCGCCGTTTCCGCCGCCTTGAATAACCGGCCGCAAATCAGCGCCGCGACCCGTGAACGAATCCTGAAAGTGGTCGAGAAATGTAATTACGTTCCACAGCGTTCGGCCCGGACTTTGTCGAGCCGGCGTTCTTTCCAGCTCGGCTTTTTGCTTTCCAGCAAGGTGACGCTCGGGCTGGCCAACAGCTATTACAGCCTGATGCTGGCCGGTGTCAGCGAAGTTTGCAAGCAGCATGATTATCATATGGTGGTGACGACGTATGATCTCAGTTCTCTAAACCGTTTTATTCGACCGGTTGGCGCCTGGCAGCGCAATGTCGACGGCATCATTCTGGCCGGGGATACCGACCTGGCGGTCATCCGGGAGCTGCAGGCGGCCGAAACGCCGTTTATCGTCATCGGCGGCGATTATCCGGCGGATGTGCTCTGCCTGCGGCTGGATGTCGCCGGTACGATTGAAGAAATCCTCCGCTATTTCTATTGCCTGAATCATCGCCGCATCCTGGTGCCTTATCATTACCGGGATACCCGGCGCATCTATGAACAGGTTCTGGCGATGCTGGCGGAAACCGGCCAATGTCCGGATTTGCAGGTGGAGCTGGAATTTTATGCGGGCGAGGACGAGTTCCGGGTCGGTGATGCTTTGGCGCTGCACTGGCTGCAGGAACCGGAGCGGTTTACCGCGCTGATTGCCAGCGATCAATTGGGCATCGGTTTTTTGCGGACGCTGCTGCGGCACGGCAAGTCGTGTCCGCAGGATATTTCGCTGGTCACGGCCGAGAGTTCGTTGAGCAGCAACAGTGTCGTGCCGATGACTGCGACCGATGACCGCTCCTATGAACTCGGGAAAATTGCGGCGGAAAATATCCTGGCGCTGCTGGAGAAACGCCGCACGCTGGCGGAAGTCCAGCAGGTCCTGGCCGACAATTTCCGGCCGGCGAAATTGATCCGGCGCGAGTCCTGCGGTCCGGCGCCGAATTACTAG